In Ischnura elegans chromosome 9, ioIscEleg1.1, whole genome shotgun sequence, the following proteins share a genomic window:
- the LOC124165465 gene encoding uncharacterized protein LOC124165465: MAAAAGTSRGAVGLLKRGWHEIPEVMASTGLALIGLGLGCVGLSIYYSKDGNNRRYKNSYIVYRPDDPRVKSIKE, encoded by the exons ATGGCGGCCGCAGCAGGGACTTCCCGCGGAG CGGTGGGGTTATTAAAGAGAGGATGGCATGAAATTCCAGAAGTGATGGCATCAACTGGGTTGGCTTTGATCG GACTTGGATTGGGATGTGTTGGTTTATCCATTTATTATTCTAAGGATGGCAATAATAGAAGATACAAGAACTCCTATATAG TGTATCGTCCTGATGACCCTCGGGTGAAATCCATAAAAGAATGA